The following are from one region of the Streptomyces decoyicus genome:
- a CDS encoding Na+/H+ antiporter produces MFVLLLGAVVMVPVGDRLGLPSPVLMTLVGGVLALLPFVPNVEVPPEFILPVVLPPLLYAAVQRTSWRQFTANLRPIFLLAVALVFATTAAVAAVAQAVVPGMPVAAAVVLGALVAPPDPVAATAVAGKLGLPRRMVSILEGEGLFNDVTAIVLYHVALTAAVTGTFSVPAAVGSLVLSAVVAIAVGLGLGWLTNKLMGLLGDPTLQIGLTLLVPFVAYVLAEEFRGSGVLAVLTCALFLAEYAVDPDDVMGRLAGYTFWEVVDTLVTGVAFGLIGLELHNIFGAASHRWGQLLGAGAAVVGVVVGVRLLWLLPAAWLAKRMHKRRDYDEEIPMSWRETLIMWWSGMRGVASVALALAIPYSIDGGGEFPVRDEILFIAFAVVLSTLLIQGLTLPWLVRRLRVRADTDVVDALERELAIRVIKASKRRLKEILEVEELPDEVTDQLARRAHDIGARIAPDIVDDERRELFEKRITRLKKVQRIQGEMLSAARHEVLAARSEPGADPEIVDRVLRHLDMRSLRGAP; encoded by the coding sequence ATGTTCGTCCTCCTGCTCGGAGCCGTGGTCATGGTTCCGGTCGGCGACCGGCTGGGACTCCCTTCACCGGTGCTGATGACCCTGGTCGGTGGCGTCCTGGCGCTGCTGCCGTTCGTGCCCAACGTCGAGGTACCGCCCGAGTTCATCCTGCCGGTGGTGCTGCCGCCGCTGCTCTACGCGGCCGTGCAGCGCACCTCCTGGCGGCAGTTCACCGCCAACCTCCGGCCGATCTTCCTGCTCGCGGTGGCACTGGTCTTCGCCACCACCGCCGCGGTCGCCGCCGTCGCCCAGGCGGTGGTGCCCGGTATGCCGGTGGCCGCCGCGGTGGTGCTCGGTGCGCTGGTCGCCCCGCCCGACCCGGTGGCCGCGACCGCCGTCGCCGGCAAGCTCGGGCTGCCCCGCCGGATGGTCTCGATCCTGGAGGGCGAGGGGCTGTTCAACGATGTCACCGCCATCGTGCTCTACCACGTCGCGCTCACCGCGGCGGTCACCGGAACCTTCTCGGTGCCCGCCGCGGTCGGCTCGCTGGTGCTCTCCGCGGTCGTCGCCATAGCGGTCGGCCTGGGGCTCGGCTGGCTCACCAACAAGCTGATGGGGCTGCTCGGCGACCCGACGCTCCAGATCGGTCTGACGCTGCTGGTGCCGTTCGTCGCGTACGTCCTGGCCGAGGAGTTCCGGGGCTCCGGGGTGCTCGCGGTGCTGACCTGCGCGCTTTTCCTGGCCGAGTACGCGGTCGACCCGGACGATGTGATGGGCCGGCTGGCCGGCTACACCTTCTGGGAGGTCGTCGACACCCTCGTCACCGGGGTCGCCTTCGGGCTGATCGGCCTGGAGCTGCACAACATCTTCGGGGCGGCCTCCCACCGTTGGGGCCAGTTGCTCGGGGCCGGCGCCGCCGTCGTCGGGGTGGTCGTCGGCGTCCGGCTGCTGTGGCTGCTGCCCGCCGCCTGGCTGGCCAAGCGGATGCACAAGCGCCGCGACTACGACGAGGAGATCCCGATGAGCTGGCGGGAGACGCTCATCATGTGGTGGTCGGGGATGCGCGGGGTGGCCTCGGTGGCGCTGGCGCTGGCCATCCCGTACAGCATCGACGGCGGCGGTGAGTTCCCGGTCCGCGACGAGATCCTCTTCATCGCCTTCGCGGTGGTGCTGAGCACCCTCCTCATCCAGGGCCTCACCCTGCCCTGGCTGGTGCGCAGGCTGCGGGTACGGGCCGACACCGATGTCGTCGACGCGCTGGAGCGGGAGCTGGCGATCCGGGTGATCAAGGCGTCCAAGCGGCGGCTGAAGGAGATCCTGGAGGTCGAGGAGCTGCCTGACGAGGTCACCGACCAGCTGGCGCGCCGTGCGCACGACATCGGGGCCCGTATCGCGCCGGACATCGTCGACGACGAGCGGCGCGAGCTCTTCGAGAAGCGCATCACCCGGTTGAAGAAGGTGCAGCGCATCCAGGGGGAGATGCTCTCGGCCGCCCGGCACGAGGTACTGGCGGCGCGCAGTGAACCGGGCGCCGACCCGGAGATCGTCGACCGGGTGCTGCGGCATCTGGACATGCGCAGCCTGCGGGGCGCGCCGTGA
- a CDS encoding TraR/DksA family transcriptional regulator, producing the protein MVAKKTAAEKSTTPADEAVAKKPASKKAAPKKAAAKKTAAGTTTPVKTTAKKAAPKKAAAKKTAKKTGKKTAKKTAKKTAKKAPATTAAVPAKKTGAKTVAAKKTAAATAKAHGDDSALPMARVAAAPGELAVRPGEDPWTPGEVAAARTELMEETARLRLEIVSAEDAIAGLMRDSGDGAGDDEADTGTKNITREHELSLASNAREMLHQTERALGRLDAGTYGLCENCGNPIGKARMQAFPRATLCVECKQKQERR; encoded by the coding sequence ATGGTGGCGAAAAAGACCGCCGCGGAGAAGAGCACGACGCCTGCCGACGAGGCCGTCGCGAAGAAGCCTGCATCGAAGAAGGCGGCTCCGAAGAAGGCCGCGGCCAAGAAGACGGCGGCCGGCACGACCACGCCGGTGAAGACCACGGCGAAAAAGGCGGCTCCGAAGAAGGCGGCCGCGAAGAAGACCGCGAAGAAGACCGGGAAGAAGACCGCGAAGAAGACCGCGAAGAAGACCGCGAAGAAGGCTCCGGCCACGACGGCCGCGGTGCCCGCGAAGAAGACGGGAGCCAAGACGGTGGCGGCGAAAAAGACTGCGGCCGCAACGGCCAAGGCACACGGCGACGACTCCGCGTTGCCCATGGCCCGGGTGGCCGCGGCGCCGGGAGAGCTCGCCGTACGGCCGGGCGAGGACCCCTGGACGCCCGGGGAGGTCGCCGCGGCGCGGACCGAACTGATGGAGGAGACGGCCCGGCTGCGGCTGGAGATCGTCTCGGCCGAGGACGCCATCGCCGGGCTGATGCGCGACTCCGGCGACGGAGCGGGCGACGACGAGGCCGACACCGGCACCAAGAACATCACCCGCGAACACGAGCTGTCGCTCGCCTCCAACGCCCGCGAGATGCTCCACCAGACCGAGCGCGCCCTCGGCCGGCTGGACGCGGGCACCTACGGGCTGTGCGAGAACTGCGGCAACCCCATCGGCAAGGCGCGGATGCAGGCCTTCCCGCGCGCGACGCTGTGCGTGGAGTGCAAGCAGAAACAGGAGCGCCGCTGA
- a CDS encoding dienelactone hydrolase family protein: MSVPASTESSTSGLSTIVLIHSVCGLRPAVHAAADRLRAAGHEVIVPDLFDGRTADSVPDGILIKDEIGKEELLKRAITAVAPYSDRGLVYAGFSFGGSVAQNLALGDERTRGLLLLHGTSDIADGTVADDLPVQLHVADPDPYEPHDWLNAWYLQMRRAGADVEVFRYAGAGHLFTDPDLPDYDVEAAESAWKVALGFLAEL, translated from the coding sequence ATGTCAGTGCCGGCCTCCACCGAGTCCTCGACCAGCGGACTTTCGACGATTGTCCTGATTCATTCGGTGTGCGGGCTGCGTCCCGCGGTGCACGCGGCGGCGGACCGGCTGCGCGCCGCGGGGCATGAGGTGATCGTCCCCGATCTGTTCGACGGCCGGACCGCCGACTCGGTCCCGGACGGCATTCTCATCAAGGACGAGATCGGCAAGGAGGAGCTGCTCAAGCGCGCCATCACGGCCGTGGCGCCCTACTCCGACCGCGGACTGGTCTACGCCGGCTTCTCCTTCGGCGGCTCGGTCGCCCAGAACCTCGCGCTGGGCGACGAGCGGACCCGCGGGCTGCTTCTGCTGCACGGCACCTCGGACATCGCGGACGGTACCGTCGCCGACGACCTGCCGGTGCAGCTGCATGTCGCCGACCCGGACCCGTACGAGCCGCACGACTGGCTGAACGCCTGGTATCTCCAGATGCGCCGGGCCGGCGCGGACGTAGAGGTCTTCCGCTACGCCGGCGCCGGCCACCTCTTCACCGATCCCGATCTCCCCGACTACGACGTGGAGGCGGCGGAGAGCGCCTGGAAGGTGGCCCTGGGCTTCCTCGCCGAGCTGTGA
- the ileS gene encoding isoleucine--tRNA ligase — translation MSPQPQYRQVPAQVDLPALEHAVLEFWQEQKIFARTLQQSEGRPEWVFYEGPPTANGMPGAHHIEARVFKDVFPRFRTMQGYHVDRKAGWDCHGLPVELAVEKELGFNGKKDIEAYGIAEFNAKCRESVTRHTDAFAELTTRMGYWTDLDAPYRTMDPDYIESVWWSLKEIFNKGLLVQDHRVAPWCPRCGTGLSDHELAQGYENVVDPSVFVRLPLTSGPLAGRASLLIWTTTPWTLVSNTAVAAHPDVTYVVATDGSEQLVVAEPLLEKALGEGWSATGESFTGREMERWAYQRPFSLVELEGANIVVNAEYVTTDDGTGLVHQAPAFGEDDLRTCKAYDLPVINPVRADGTFEEELALVGGQFFKKADEALVADLDARGLLFRHLAYEHSYPHCWRCHTALLYYAQPSWYIRTTAVKDALLRENESTNWFPESVKHGRFGDWLNNNIDWALSRNRYWGTPLPIWRCEENHLTCVGSLTELTELTGTDQSGLDPHRPFIDEITFACPTCQGTATRVPEVIDAWYDSGSMPFAQWGYPYRNKELFEKRYPAQFISEAIDQTRGWFYTLMAVGTLVFDKSSYENVVCLGHILAEDGRKMSKHLGNILQPIPLMDQHGADAVRWFMAAGGSPWAARRVGHSTIQEVVRKTLLTYWNTVAFQALYARTSGWAPSAADPAPAGRPLLDRWLLGELNTLVEQVTESLESFDTQRAGKLLSSFVDDLSNWYVRRSRRRFWQGDAAALRTLHEVIETVTRLMAPLTPFITERVWQDLVVPVTPEAPASVHLTSWPVADRALIDPALSGQMQLVRRLVELGRATRAESGVKTRQPLSRALVAAHGFAGLSEDLRAQIAEELNVSSLASLSEVGGSLVDTTAKANFRALGKRFGKGVQAVAKAVAAADAAALSLALREGTASVEVDGETVSLAPDEVIITETPREGWSVASDSGATVALDLEITPELRRAGLARDAIRLIQEARKNSGLDVADRIALRWQSTDEEVRTALTDHAGLISDEVLAEEFTPGEADGSYGTAFTDESLALTFQLRKA, via the coding sequence ATGAGTCCGCAGCCCCAGTACCGCCAGGTACCCGCCCAGGTAGACCTCCCCGCCCTCGAGCATGCCGTGCTCGAGTTCTGGCAGGAACAGAAGATCTTCGCCCGCACCCTCCAGCAGTCCGAGGGGCGGCCCGAGTGGGTCTTCTACGAGGGCCCCCCGACCGCCAACGGCATGCCCGGCGCGCACCACATCGAGGCGCGCGTCTTCAAGGACGTCTTCCCCCGGTTCCGCACGATGCAGGGCTACCACGTCGACCGCAAGGCCGGCTGGGACTGCCACGGCCTCCCGGTCGAGCTGGCCGTGGAGAAGGAGCTGGGCTTCAACGGCAAGAAGGACATCGAGGCGTACGGCATCGCCGAGTTCAACGCCAAGTGCCGCGAGTCGGTGACCCGCCACACCGACGCCTTCGCCGAGCTCACGACCCGTATGGGCTACTGGACCGATCTGGACGCCCCGTACCGCACGATGGACCCCGACTACATCGAGTCGGTGTGGTGGTCGCTGAAGGAGATCTTCAACAAGGGCCTGCTGGTCCAGGACCACCGCGTCGCCCCCTGGTGCCCGCGCTGCGGCACCGGCCTGTCGGACCACGAGCTGGCCCAGGGCTACGAGAACGTCGTCGACCCCTCGGTCTTCGTCCGCCTCCCGCTGACGTCCGGCCCGCTGGCCGGCCGGGCCTCGCTGCTGATCTGGACGACCACCCCCTGGACCCTGGTCTCCAACACCGCCGTCGCCGCGCACCCCGACGTCACCTATGTCGTCGCCACCGACGGCAGCGAGCAGCTGGTCGTCGCCGAGCCGCTGCTGGAGAAGGCCCTCGGCGAGGGCTGGAGCGCCACCGGCGAGTCCTTCACCGGCCGCGAGATGGAGCGCTGGGCCTATCAGCGCCCGTTCTCCCTCGTGGAGCTGGAGGGCGCCAACATCGTCGTCAACGCCGAGTACGTCACCACCGACGACGGCACCGGCCTCGTCCACCAGGCCCCGGCCTTCGGTGAGGACGACCTCAGGACCTGCAAGGCGTACGACCTGCCGGTGATCAACCCGGTCCGCGCGGACGGCACCTTCGAGGAAGAACTCGCCCTGGTCGGCGGTCAGTTCTTCAAGAAGGCCGACGAGGCGCTGGTCGCCGACCTCGACGCCCGCGGTCTGCTCTTCCGCCACCTCGCGTACGAGCACAGCTACCCGCACTGCTGGCGCTGCCACACCGCGCTGCTCTACTACGCACAGCCCTCGTGGTACATCCGCACCACCGCCGTCAAGGACGCCCTGCTGCGGGAGAACGAGAGCACCAACTGGTTCCCCGAGTCGGTCAAGCACGGCCGCTTCGGCGACTGGCTCAACAACAACATCGACTGGGCGCTGTCCCGCAACCGCTACTGGGGCACCCCGCTGCCCATCTGGCGCTGCGAGGAGAACCACCTCACCTGCGTCGGCTCGCTCACCGAGCTGACCGAGCTGACCGGCACCGACCAGTCCGGCCTGGACCCGCACCGCCCGTTCATCGACGAGATCACCTTCGCCTGCCCGACGTGCCAGGGCACCGCGACCCGCGTCCCGGAGGTCATCGACGCCTGGTACGACTCGGGCTCGATGCCGTTCGCTCAGTGGGGCTACCCCTACCGCAACAAGGAGCTGTTCGAGAAGCGCTATCCGGCGCAGTTCATCTCCGAGGCCATCGACCAGACCCGTGGCTGGTTCTACACGCTGATGGCCGTCGGCACGCTCGTCTTCGACAAGTCCTCGTACGAAAACGTGGTCTGCCTCGGTCACATCCTCGCCGAGGACGGCCGGAAGATGTCCAAACACCTGGGCAACATCCTCCAGCCGATCCCGTTGATGGACCAGCACGGCGCCGACGCGGTCCGCTGGTTCATGGCCGCCGGCGGCTCGCCGTGGGCCGCCCGCCGGGTGGGCCACAGCACCATCCAGGAAGTCGTCCGCAAGACGCTGCTGACGTACTGGAACACCGTCGCCTTCCAGGCGCTGTACGCCCGTACGTCCGGCTGGGCGCCCTCCGCGGCCGACCCGGCCCCGGCCGGCCGCCCGCTGCTGGACCGCTGGCTGCTCGGCGAGCTGAACACCCTGGTCGAGCAGGTCACCGAGTCGCTGGAGTCCTTCGACACCCAGCGCGCCGGCAAGCTCCTCTCCTCCTTCGTCGACGACCTCTCCAACTGGTACGTCCGCCGCTCCCGCCGCCGCTTCTGGCAGGGCGACGCGGCCGCGCTCCGCACGCTCCACGAGGTCATCGAGACCGTCACCCGCCTCATGGCGCCCCTCACCCCGTTCATCACCGAGCGGGTCTGGCAGGACCTGGTCGTCCCGGTCACCCCGGAGGCGCCGGCGTCGGTGCACCTCACCAGCTGGCCGGTCGCCGACCGCGCGCTCATCGACCCGGCGCTGTCCGGCCAGATGCAGCTGGTGCGCCGGCTGGTCGAGCTGGGCCGCGCCACCCGCGCCGAGTCGGGGGTGAAGACCCGCCAGCCGCTGTCCCGCGCACTGGTCGCGGCCCATGGCTTCGCGGGCCTGTCCGAGGACCTGCGGGCCCAGATCGCCGAGGAGCTCAACGTCAGCTCGCTGGCCTCGCTCTCGGAGGTGGGCGGCTCCCTGGTCGACACCACCGCCAAGGCGAACTTCCGAGCGCTGGGCAAGCGGTTCGGCAAGGGCGTCCAGGCGGTCGCCAAGGCCGTCGCCGCCGCGGACGCCGCGGCCCTCTCCCTCGCCCTGCGCGAGGGCACGGCGAGCGTCGAGGTCGACGGGGAGACCGTCTCGCTCGCCCCCGACGAGGTCATCATCACCGAGACCCCGCGCGAGGGCTGGTCGGTGGCCTCCGACTCCGGTGCCACGGTCGCCCTCGACCTGGAGATCACCCCGGAGCTGCGCCGGGCGGGCCTGGCCCGCGACGCGATCCGGCTGATCCAGGAGGCCCGTAAGAACAGCGGCCTGGACGTCGCCGACCGGATCGCGCTGCGCTGGCAGTCCACCGACGAGGAGGTGCGCACGGCGCTGACCGACCACGCCGGCCTGATCTCCGACGAGGTGCTCGCCGAGGAATTCACCCCCGGCGAGGCGGACGGGTCCTACGGCACGGCGTTCACCGACGAGAGCCTGGCCCTGACGTTCCAGCTGCGCAAGGCGTAA
- the lspA gene encoding signal peptidase II, with translation MAEAERITGTPEPEPGTGADPTTGSEGGGPVEPEPGGRGKRRIGALLLVALVVYLLDLGSKLLVVAKLEHHEPIEVIGTLLQFTVIRNRGAAFSMGEALTIFLTIIAAVVILVIVRIARKLYSLPWAIALGLLLGGAFGNLTDRLFRSPGVFEGAVVDFIAPAHFAVFNLADSGIVCGGILIVILSFRGLDPDGTVHKD, from the coding sequence GTGGCAGAGGCGGAACGCATCACCGGTACGCCGGAACCCGAGCCGGGTACCGGAGCGGATCCCACGACGGGCTCCGAGGGGGGAGGTCCGGTGGAGCCGGAACCGGGCGGCCGCGGCAAGCGGCGGATCGGCGCGCTGCTGCTGGTCGCGCTCGTCGTCTACCTGCTCGACCTGGGCAGCAAGCTGCTGGTGGTCGCGAAGCTGGAGCACCACGAGCCCATCGAGGTCATCGGGACGCTGCTCCAGTTCACCGTCATCCGTAACCGCGGGGCCGCGTTCAGCATGGGCGAGGCGCTGACGATCTTCCTCACCATCATCGCGGCGGTCGTGATCCTGGTGATCGTCCGGATCGCCCGCAAGCTCTACAGCCTGCCCTGGGCGATCGCGCTGGGGCTGCTGCTCGGCGGCGCCTTCGGCAACCTCACCGACCGGCTGTTCCGCTCGCCGGGGGTCTTCGAGGGCGCGGTGGTCGACTTCATCGCCCCGGCGCACTTCGCGGTCTTCAACCTCGCGGACTCCGGGATCGTCTGCGGCGGCATCCTCATCGTGATCCTTTCCTTCCGCGGACTGGACCCCGACGGGACCGTCCACAAGGACTGA
- a CDS encoding RluA family pseudouridine synthase, producing MSTIPEIRTLPVPDGLEGERVDAALARMFGFSRTKAAELAAAGKVRVDGSEVMKSERVSGGAWLEVEMPQAAPPVEIIAEPVEGMEIVHDDDDIVVIVKPVGVAAHPSPGWTGTTVIGGLAAAGYRISTSGAAERQGIVHRLDVGTSGLMVVAKSERAYTLLKQQFRERTVDKRYHALVQGHPDPMSGTIDAPIGRHPQHDYKWAVTAEGKASVTHYDLIEAFRAASLLDIKLETGRTHQIRVHMAAHRHPCVGDLTYGADPTLGKRLGLTRQWLHAMRLGFEHPSDGRWVEFESAYPDDLQKALDTVRDESN from the coding sequence GTGAGCACCATTCCCGAGATCCGCACCCTGCCCGTACCGGACGGCCTGGAGGGCGAGCGCGTCGACGCTGCGCTGGCCCGGATGTTCGGCTTCTCCCGTACGAAGGCGGCCGAACTCGCCGCCGCCGGCAAGGTCCGGGTCGACGGTTCCGAGGTGATGAAGTCCGAGCGGGTGAGCGGCGGCGCCTGGCTGGAAGTCGAGATGCCCCAGGCCGCGCCGCCCGTGGAGATCATCGCGGAGCCCGTCGAGGGCATGGAGATCGTGCATGACGACGACGACATCGTCGTGATCGTCAAGCCGGTCGGCGTCGCCGCGCACCCCAGCCCCGGCTGGACGGGAACGACCGTCATCGGTGGCCTGGCCGCGGCCGGTTACCGCATCTCCACCTCCGGTGCCGCCGAGCGCCAGGGCATCGTGCACCGCCTCGACGTCGGCACCTCGGGCCTGATGGTGGTCGCCAAGTCCGAGCGCGCCTACACCCTGCTCAAGCAGCAGTTCCGCGAGCGCACGGTCGACAAGCGCTACCACGCCCTGGTCCAGGGCCACCCGGACCCGATGAGCGGCACTATCGACGCCCCCATCGGCCGGCACCCGCAGCACGACTACAAGTGGGCGGTGACGGCCGAGGGCAAGGCGTCCGTCACGCACTACGACCTCATCGAGGCGTTCCGCGCGGCCAGCCTGCTCGACATCAAGCTGGAGACCGGCCGCACCCACCAGATCCGGGTGCACATGGCCGCGCACCGCCACCCCTGCGTCGGCGACCTGACCTACGGCGCCGACCCCACCCTCGGCAAGCGCCTCGGCCTCACCCGGCAGTGGCTGCACGCCATGCGGCTGGGCTTCGAGCACCCCTCCGACGGCCGCTGGGTCGAGTTCGAGAGCGCCTACCCGGACGATCTCCAGAAGGCCCTGGACACCGTCCGGGACGAGAGCAACTGA
- a CDS encoding mechanosensitive ion channel family protein produces MEDVLRPVVVIGGAVLLTLILVWLTDRALRRIDAAHPETPLWGLLRRCRIPLQVALCAALLRGSFGQAGLKSADKHAAGIGQALTLVLIAAAAWLVIRAAAAIVESSYSRYAASGRDAARVRRVRTQVTLIQRVVTAVVIVVAAASMLLTFPEMRAVGTSMLASAGLLGIVAGIAAQSTLGNLFAGLQIAFGDMVRIGDTVVVDGEWGTVEEITLTFLTVRTWDERRITMPVSYFTGKPFENWSRGGAQMTGTVFFHLDHGAPVEKMRQRLLEILQECPEWDGRSWSLVVTDTTPSTIVVRALATARDADTLWTVRCEVRERMLEWLQAEHAYALPRISTSPAPTGTPLPDRGREPGPEAARG; encoded by the coding sequence TTGGAGGACGTCCTGCGTCCGGTCGTCGTCATCGGCGGCGCGGTCCTGCTCACGCTCATCCTGGTCTGGCTCACCGACCGGGCACTGCGCCGGATCGATGCCGCCCATCCGGAGACACCCCTGTGGGGGCTGCTGCGCCGCTGCCGGATACCGCTGCAAGTGGCGCTCTGCGCGGCCCTCTTGCGCGGCTCGTTCGGGCAGGCGGGGCTCAAGTCCGCCGACAAACACGCGGCGGGCATCGGCCAGGCGCTGACCCTGGTCCTGATCGCGGCCGCCGCCTGGCTGGTCATCCGGGCCGCGGCGGCGATCGTCGAGTCGTCGTACTCGCGCTATGCGGCGAGCGGCCGGGACGCGGCGCGGGTGCGGCGGGTACGGACCCAGGTGACGCTGATCCAGCGGGTGGTGACGGCCGTGGTGATCGTCGTCGCGGCCGCCTCGATGCTGCTGACGTTCCCGGAGATGCGGGCGGTCGGCACGTCCATGCTGGCGTCGGCCGGACTGCTGGGCATCGTCGCCGGTATCGCCGCCCAGTCCACGCTCGGCAACCTCTTCGCGGGGCTCCAGATCGCGTTCGGCGACATGGTGCGGATCGGGGACACCGTCGTCGTGGACGGCGAGTGGGGCACTGTCGAGGAGATCACGCTGACCTTCCTGACCGTACGGACCTGGGACGAGCGCCGGATCACCATGCCGGTGTCGTACTTCACCGGCAAGCCGTTCGAGAACTGGTCGCGCGGCGGTGCCCAGATGACCGGCACGGTGTTCTTCCACCTCGACCACGGCGCGCCGGTCGAGAAGATGCGCCAGCGGCTGCTGGAAATCCTCCAGGAGTGCCCCGAGTGGGACGGCAGGTCCTGGAGCCTGGTGGTCACCGACACCACACCGTCCACGATCGTGGTGCGTGCGCTGGCCACCGCCCGGGACGCGGACACCCTCTGGACGGTGCGCTGCGAGGTCCGTGAGCGGATGCTGGAGTGGCTGCAGGCCGAGCACGCCTACGCGCTGCCGCGGATCAGCACCTCGCCGGCGCCCACGGGCACCCCCCTGCCCGACCGGGGCCGGGAGCCGGGCCCGGAGGCCGCGCGGGGCTGA
- a CDS encoding alkaline phosphatase D family protein, protein MTDHDQISRRTAVTAVAATAALLPFAGAATAHAQEAAAQGSFFQHGIASGDPLPDGVLLWTRVTPTEAATPGSGQGPATKVSWQVASDKGFTSVVARGTLTTSAAADHTVKADVRGLHPATHYYYRFTVDGQHSPVGRTRTAPAHDIAAGNVRFGVVSCANWESGYFSPYRHLAARTELDAVLHVGDYLYEYKSGEYPEFKYVVRPHTPAHELLTLADYRMRHGAHKTDPDAMAMHAMHPVIAIWDDHEFADNAWKGGAVNHTADTEGPWSARMAAAKQAYFEWMPVRPSIAGTTYRRLRFGTLADLHLLDLRSFRDAQAKPGSGDVDDPGRTITGRAQLDWLKSGLERSDTAWRLVGTSVMISQVAFGAVPAKLLGPLAEILGIPKEGLAINTDQWDGYTDDRRELLGHLSDRGIDNTVFLTGDIHMAWANEVPLQAATYPADRAVATEFVVTSVTSDNVDDFLHVAPHTVSMAGVAAIKAANRHVKWLDMDSHGYGVLDVTAERTQMDYFAISDKTDPQATSTLLRSYLTRTGSQQVERADQPLI, encoded by the coding sequence GTGACCGATCATGACCAGATCTCGCGCCGCACTGCCGTCACGGCCGTAGCCGCCACCGCCGCTCTTCTGCCGTTCGCCGGCGCCGCCACCGCGCACGCCCAAGAGGCCGCGGCCCAGGGCTCGTTCTTCCAGCACGGGATCGCCTCCGGTGACCCGCTCCCCGACGGCGTCCTGCTGTGGACCCGGGTCACGCCGACCGAGGCGGCGACCCCGGGCTCCGGCCAGGGGCCGGCCACCAAGGTGAGCTGGCAGGTGGCGAGCGACAAGGGCTTCACGTCCGTCGTCGCACGGGGGACCCTGACCACCTCCGCCGCCGCCGACCACACCGTCAAGGCGGACGTCCGCGGCCTGCACCCGGCCACCCACTACTACTACCGCTTCACCGTGGACGGGCAGCACTCCCCCGTCGGCCGGACCCGCACCGCCCCCGCCCACGACATCGCGGCCGGCAATGTCCGTTTCGGCGTGGTCTCCTGCGCCAACTGGGAGTCCGGCTACTTCTCTCCCTACCGTCATCTGGCCGCCCGCACCGAGCTGGACGCGGTGCTGCATGTCGGCGACTACCTCTACGAGTACAAGTCCGGCGAATACCCGGAGTTCAAGTACGTCGTCCGCCCGCACACCCCCGCCCACGAGCTGCTGACGCTCGCCGACTACCGCATGCGGCACGGCGCCCACAAGACCGACCCGGACGCGATGGCCATGCACGCCATGCACCCGGTCATCGCCATCTGGGACGACCACGAGTTCGCCGACAACGCCTGGAAGGGCGGCGCGGTGAACCACACCGCGGACACCGAGGGCCCCTGGTCCGCGCGGATGGCCGCCGCGAAGCAGGCCTACTTCGAGTGGATGCCGGTGCGCCCCTCGATCGCCGGCACCACCTACCGCAGGCTGCGCTTCGGCACCCTCGCCGACCTGCATCTGCTGGATCTGCGGTCGTTCCGCGACGCACAGGCCAAGCCGGGCAGCGGGGACGTCGACGACCCGGGCCGCACGATCACCGGGCGGGCCCAGCTGGACTGGCTCAAGTCCGGACTCGAACGCTCGGACACCGCCTGGCGGCTGGTCGGCACCTCGGTGATGATCTCGCAGGTCGCCTTCGGCGCCGTCCCCGCGAAGCTGCTCGGACCGCTCGCCGAGATCCTCGGGATACCCAAGGAGGGCCTGGCGATCAACACCGACCAGTGGGACGGCTACACCGACGACCGGCGCGAGCTGCTCGGCCACCTCAGCGACCGCGGTATCGACAACACCGTGTTCCTGACCGGCGACATCCACATGGCCTGGGCCAACGAGGTGCCGCTCCAGGCCGCGACCTACCCCGCCGACCGCGCGGTGGCGACGGAGTTCGTGGTCACCTCCGTCACCTCCGACAACGTGGACGACTTCCTGCACGTCGCCCCGCACACGGTCTCGATGGCCGGGGTCGCCGCCATCAAGGCCGCCAACCGGCACGTGAAGTGGCTGGACATGGACTCGCACGGCTACGGGGTGCTGGACGTCACCGCCGAGCGGACGCAGATGGACTATTTCGCCATCTCCGACAAAACCGACCCGCAGGCCACCAGCACCCTGCTGCGCTCGTACCTGACCCGGACCGGCAGCCAGCAGGTGGAGCGGGCGGACCAGCCGCTCATCTAG